In Miscanthus floridulus cultivar M001 chromosome 5, ASM1932011v1, whole genome shotgun sequence, one genomic interval encodes:
- the LOC136455084 gene encoding uncharacterized mitochondrial protein AtMg00810-like — MVAHFRMSDLGALSYYLGIEVRQEKEVLSLDQNAYASKLLERSGMAKCKPYVTPMEERLKLTKASTTAKVDATLYRSIVGGLRYLVHTRPDIAFVVGYVSRFMEDHREDHWATVKRLLCYIKGIVDQVIVFS, encoded by the coding sequence atggtggctcattttcgaatgagtgatctcggcgcactctcctactaccttggcatcgaggtgagacaggaaAAGGAGGTGCTCTCGCTAGATCAGAAcgcgtacgcctcgaagctgttggagcggagcggcatggctaagtgcaagccttacgtgactccgatggaggaacggctgaagctgacaaaggccagtaccacggcgaaggtagatgcaacactctaccggagcatcgttggTGGTCTACGTTACCTAGTCCACACAAGGCCAGACATTGCATTCGTCGTGGGTTACGTCAGCCGTTTCATGGAGGATcaccgagaggatcactgggctacggtaAAGAGGCTGCTGTGCTACATCAAGGGGATAGTGGATCAGGTGATCGTCTTCTCCTAG